In the genome of Photobacterium sp. TLY01, one region contains:
- a CDS encoding phosphoglycolate phosphatase has protein sequence MKIEGIQFIAFDLDGTLLDSVPDLADAADKTMQALGLPGVTEAQTQTWIGNGAETLIGRALSQSIELDPALDPELHQRALMMFNRFYQEGGHKKTVLYPGVTETLETLHQAGIPMAIVTNKPSQFVPHILEEYGISQYFTDVIGGDTFPKKKPDPYALHWLMEKHCLSCSEMLMVGDSRNDVLAAQAASCYVVGLTYGYNYGLPISDSHPDRVLDQFSQLLDVVAIA, from the coding sequence ATGAAAATAGAAGGCATTCAATTCATTGCGTTCGATTTGGACGGCACCTTGCTCGACAGTGTGCCCGACCTCGCTGACGCTGCCGATAAAACCATGCAGGCACTGGGCTTACCCGGCGTCACCGAAGCGCAAACCCAGACCTGGATAGGGAATGGTGCTGAGACGCTGATTGGCCGCGCCCTGAGTCAGAGCATTGAACTGGACCCGGCGCTGGATCCCGAGCTGCACCAAAGGGCACTGATGATGTTTAACCGCTTTTATCAAGAAGGTGGCCACAAGAAGACAGTGCTGTACCCGGGGGTGACAGAAACGCTGGAAACACTGCATCAGGCAGGGATCCCGATGGCGATTGTCACCAACAAACCCTCACAGTTCGTACCGCATATTCTTGAAGAGTACGGGATCAGTCAGTATTTTACCGATGTGATCGGCGGCGATACCTTCCCGAAGAAAAAGCCGGATCCTTACGCACTGCACTGGTTGATGGAAAAACATTGCCTGAGTTGCAGTGAGATGTTGATGGTCGGCGACTCCCGCAATGATGTTCTGGCGGCTCAGGCAGCCTCATGCTATGTTGTCGGCCTGACTTATGGCTACAACTATGGCCTGCCGATCAGCGACAGCCACCCGGATCGGGTGCTGGATCAGTTCAGCCAGTTGCTGGATGTTGTAGCTATCGCATAA
- the rpe gene encoding ribulose-phosphate 3-epimerase: protein MTDFLIAPSILSADFARLGEDVEKVLAAGADVIHFDVMDNHYVPNLTFGAPICKALRDYGITAPIDVHLMVKPVDRIIPDFAKAGATMITIHAEATEHLDRSLQLIKDHGCQAGVVFNPGTPLHYLDHVMDKLDMILLMSVNPGFGGQSFIPHTLEKLRQVRERIEASGRDIRLEIDGGVKVDNIREIAQAGADMFVAGSAIFGQPDYKAVIDEMRAELAKVKRS, encoded by the coding sequence ATGACGGATTTTCTGATCGCTCCCTCCATTTTGTCTGCCGATTTTGCCCGTCTGGGTGAAGACGTTGAAAAAGTGCTGGCCGCCGGTGCCGATGTGATCCACTTTGATGTAATGGATAACCACTACGTCCCGAACCTCACCTTTGGTGCCCCGATTTGTAAAGCGTTGCGTGACTATGGCATTACCGCGCCGATTGATGTGCATTTGATGGTAAAACCTGTAGATCGCATTATTCCGGATTTTGCCAAGGCCGGCGCAACCATGATCACCATTCATGCCGAAGCGACCGAGCATCTGGACCGAAGCCTGCAACTGATCAAAGACCACGGCTGTCAGGCCGGTGTGGTGTTCAATCCGGGCACGCCGCTGCATTATCTCGATCATGTGATGGACAAGCTGGACATGATTTTGCTGATGTCAGTGAATCCGGGTTTTGGCGGTCAGTCTTTCATTCCGCATACACTGGAAAAACTGCGTCAGGTGCGCGAGCGTATTGAGGCCTCTGGCCGTGATATCCGGCTGGAAATTGACGGCGGGGTGAAAGTGGACAATATCCGCGAAATCGCGCAGGCCGGTGCCGATATGTTTGTCGCCGGCTCGGCGATTTTTGGTCAGCCGGATTATAAGGCCGTGATTGACGAGATGCGGGCAGAGCTGGCAAAGGTGAAGCGTTCATGA
- the dam gene encoding adenine-specific DNA-methyltransferase yields MKKQRAFLKWAGGKFSLVEDIRRHLPPARKLVEPFVGAGSVFLNTDYDDYLLADINPDLINLYNVIKHEPERYIEDARQYFTPEYNQKGAYLAIREAFNQTQDTYLRSLYFLYMNRHGFNGLCRYNKKGGFNVPFGSYKKPYFPEAEMYHFAEKAKKATFICEGYHQTFSRARKGSVIYCDPPYAPLSTTANFTSYAGNGFSLDDQAALADVAEKAAAERHIPVLISNHDTTLTRRLYHGADLSVVRVKRTISRNGGGRNKVDELLALFSPPQND; encoded by the coding sequence ATGAAAAAGCAGCGTGCCTTTCTGAAATGGGCCGGAGGCAAGTTTTCTCTGGTCGAGGACATCAGACGACATCTGCCACCTGCACGAAAATTGGTTGAACCTTTTGTCGGTGCGGGCTCTGTGTTTCTGAACACGGACTACGACGACTATCTGCTGGCTGATATCAATCCGGACTTAATCAACCTGTACAATGTGATTAAGCACGAACCCGAGCGTTACATTGAAGATGCCCGGCAGTATTTCACACCGGAATACAACCAGAAAGGTGCTTATCTGGCTATCCGCGAAGCGTTTAACCAGACGCAGGATACCTATCTGCGTTCTCTGTATTTTCTCTATATGAACCGCCATGGTTTTAACGGTTTGTGCCGTTATAACAAGAAAGGCGGTTTTAACGTGCCGTTTGGATCGTATAAAAAGCCTTATTTTCCTGAAGCAGAAATGTACCACTTTGCAGAAAAGGCCAAGAAAGCGACCTTTATCTGTGAGGGCTACCACCAGACGTTCTCCCGTGCCCGCAAAGGCAGTGTGATTTATTGCGATCCGCCGTATGCACCGCTGTCCACCACGGCCAATTTTACCTCTTATGCCGGCAATGGGTTCAGCTTAGATGATCAGGCGGCGCTGGCTGATGTGGCAGAAAAAGCTGCTGCAGAGCGCCATATTCCGGTACTGATTTCCAATCACGACACCACACTGACCCGCCGCTTGTATCACGGCGCGGACTTGTCTGTGGTGCGGGTCAAACGCACCATCAGCCGAAATGGCGGTGGCCGCAATAAAGTAGACGAACTGCTGGCGCTGTTCAGCCCGCCACAAAACGACTGA
- a CDS encoding DUF2970 domain-containing protein — MKHKPASKKTNLWRSVGAALLGVQSDHSRQQDFSQPSALPFIVAGLVAIFLFVGLLVIISRFVAG, encoded by the coding sequence ATGAAGCACAAGCCCGCATCCAAGAAAACCAATCTGTGGCGCAGCGTGGGCGCTGCACTGCTGGGGGTGCAGTCCGATCACAGCCGGCAACAGGATTTCAGCCAGCCGAGTGCCCTGCCCTTCATTGTGGCAGGACTGGTTGCTATTTTTCTGTTTGTGGGACTGCTGGTGATTATCAGTCGTTTTGTGGCGGGCTGA